The genomic interval CTAGTCGAAAGCTTGTCAGTCCTTCTCCTAAAAGGCAATCTAAACTAAACCGAGGCCTGAGACAATTATGGCAACAATAAGTAGTAAGATGAAAGCTAGTGACATTTGAGGTGTGAATAAACTGCACCGATTGATCAATTGCCAGTACGTGTCCCTTTTCAAATGACCTGTTGAGATGAGCCCTCCTTCTGTGGCGGTCATTTGAAGtggaatatatatatagccaTAGTGCTATCTGGGCTAAAAATGATCCACTCATTCCATAATAAGACGCTTTGTTATTGGTTTGTGAACACAAGTAcaatacaatatttgcacatcccTATCACCTCTGTATGAAATAGAAAACTATcccttcattgtgtgtgtgtgtgtgtgtgtgtctctgaggaATGTTTTACTGCTGTTTCACCTTACAGAGGTATCACCACCCTTCACATCGGCACCTCGTGTCCTCTTGGCTCCCTGACCGTCAGGCCGGATCCTGTGTAGGGAAGAAAAAAGAAGAACGATGTTATATTACACGGCCTTCAATAGCAACATGACTGACGAGGTGACATTAACGGCCCACATTGGCTTTATTATGGCATTCCATGTGTTTTTGTTTCCCCGTTTGGATTTGACGGTGTCTCAATTATGGCATGAAGGTTTGGTGTGTTAGTACTTGTTATTACGTGTGTGGAAGAGTCACCTTCGTTTGTCCTTTCTAACTGGGACCTCTATTCCACCTGTTTAGGCCTGTCTCTATTGGTGGGGAAACCGCAGTGGGTTGAATTCTACtaaatcagtgtttcccaactccaggggTAGAGTAGCCTACCAGTaggcatttttgttgtagccctggagaggcacagctgattcaactacTGTGGAACATAGAGTACTAGTGGATGACCCAGTTGTCACTGTTTGGCCATGCTTTCATTTCTTCTCGGCAGAACCCCTAtcgctcctccctccctcctcccctttgCAACAGAGGCCGGGCAAAAGCGCGCGCTTTCTGTGCCACTGCCTTCAATCAGGTCCTCCAACTGCAGATAATAAGAGCACCACGCACCGCGAAATACGTCATTATTCACTTGAACTCCACTAGCGAACAACACACGATGTCTGGAAGAGGCAAAGGCGGCAAGGGACTCGGAAAAGGAGGCGCCAAGCGTCACCGTAAGGTTCTGCGCGATAACATCCAGGGAATCACCAAGCCCGCTATCCGCCGTCTGGCTCGCCGTGGCGGCGTGAAGCGTATCTCCGGCCTGATCTACGAGGAGACCCGCGGTGTCCTTAAGGTGTTCCTGGAGAACGTGATCCGTGACGCCGTCACCTACACCGAGCACGCCAAGAGGAAGACCGTTACCGCCATGGACGTGGTCTACGCTCTGAAACGCCAGGGACGCACCCTGTACGGCTTCGGCGGTTAAACGCACTCTTTTCGGAACGTCTAAACATCCCGACTTgaaaccaaaggctcttttaagagccacccaCATCCGCTTCAAAAGAGCCAATTCCATTGTCGTATGCAGATTGTAGAGTTATAAGAAACTATGAGCCGCTCTCGAGTGGACAGGGAGTGTCAATGACAGGACTCTTATGTTCAGTGCAGGCTCGGTGCAATTGTGACAGTGTAGAAACAGTTGTATTTtgaggcaccccccccccccccccccacataaaGCCAGCATAATTCGGTGGCTGGGAAACCCCCCACTAAGTCGAAAAAGGGAGTGTGACTGTGGGCCATTGTAGGATATGcattcccccctcccccctctctttttgGAAACACACATTTTGCCCACCGGTAAAAGAGCGTAGGCTATGGAATTGGGGGAGGTAGGGCGCACAGGTCTTTGTTAGGGAAGGCAGCCTCTGAGTGGAAGGCTCTTACGCGCGCTCGGCTCCACTGGGCAAATGAAAGCAGGGACCTATGAGAAAGCAGGGGCGTGTCCACGGCCGCTGAATTTGCTTAGCTTCCTCTTCATAAGAGGGGAAAGCGCAGTCCAGCCCATCATTCGACGCATCAGCATCATGCCAGAGCCAGCAAAGTCCGCGCCCAAGAAGGGCTCCAAGAAAGCCGTCACCAAGACCGCGGGGAAAGGCGGCAAGAAGCGCCGAAAGTCGAGGAAGGAGAGCTACGCCATTTACGTGTACAAAGTGCTGAAGCAGGTCCACCCCGACACCGGCATCTCCTCCAAGGCCATGGGAATCATGAACTCGTTCGTGAACGACATCTTCGAGCGTATCGCCGGAGAGTCCTCTCGCCTGGCCCACTACAACAAGCGTTCCACCATCACCTCCAGGGAGATCCAGACCGCAGTGCGCCTGCTGCTCCCCGGAGAGCTGGCCAAGCACGCGGTGTCCGAGGGCACCAAGGCCGTGACCAAATACACCAGCTCCAAGTAAACAGCCCAATTTGGAGTGCTGTACTaacccaaaggctcttttaagagccacccaCCCCTTCAGTGAAAAAAGCAAATCCATCACAAATGAATGTGTCTGGAGAACATGCCTAACAGAGTAGAGGGAAAGTTGTGATTGTGGAATAAGTCTATGCAATAAAAGaggttttttttttatgaatgaaAAGATGATGATTGTGCACATGCCAGTAGACAAAGGGAGTGGGATTCCACTAGTGCTCCAAGGACTAgagtagtggaggggaggggaggggggggggccaCTGTACAAATATTGATCTATAAAGCCCTTGTTCCACTCACTCACATGCACTagctacacagagagacactCTACTCTCTAGCCCTATATCAGGCCCACACGGGGCGCCAGCCTCCATAGCGCCGGCCGCACAGCCAGGCAGACACCAAGACCCACAGACACAAAGACCGGCACCAGTCGAGTCACGCTGCGGAGTCAAGCATTGATACATTGAttagtagacagacagagagagagactacctaTCGGcaaaaaaagacacacacacacacactgtgtccaAATAAGAGGCTCCAAATCCAACAAAAGCACTAatacaacatcacacacacacagggcaagtAAGCAGTGTATATTGTGTGCGTCCTGGACACATGACGAATTCAAGTTGAAAGTTGGAGTACAACACTAGTCTCCGCCAGGCCTCACAAGTGCATGTGTTTTAAGGTCCCCAAAAGAGCTCTCCTTTAAAACACCCAGGGCCACATCAGGGGACGCCAAAGCATCTGATTCCCTTGCCAGACATCTCGGCTCAGTACACAATCAATGGTGCTCGCAATCGGATGCACTTTTAGGCCATTTAGGAGACAAATAGCACAGGAAAAGCAGTGCGCACAGCTCCAGCCGACAGTCGAACGGTGAGGTTTTGAGCGAGTCGCAACAAAATGCACGGGCCTTCTGCAGCCCACATGACTTTATTCTGAACGGAGACAAGTCTGCTCGCTGGGCCGTTCGCTTTTGGGCCAAAAACACGGCTCCGTCGGTGACTTTTGGACCGATATTGGCGACCAGAAAACACAAGTGAAAGAGAATTTGGCCAGCCCGGAGAAGTCGAGCTGGGTGGCTTGAGTCTACATGGTTCTCATGTCGCGTTTAAGGCCAGCCCCCTGCACGGTGTGGAGCTTCAATAGCGCAGAGCAGCGTCTACAGCAAAGTACTCCTCCTCACAGACTACCGTAGTgttcagtaagtgtgtgtgtttaccggaCCATGGCAGAAGTCGCACCAGCACCCGCCGCCGCCGCGCCGGCCAAGGCACCCAAGAAGAAGGCAGCGGCCAAGGCCAAGAAAGCGGGACCCAGCGTAGGCGAGCTCATCGTCAAGGCGGTGTCCGCCTCCAAGGAGAGGAGCGGCGTGTCCCTGGCCGCGCTCAAGAAGAGTCTGGCGGCAGGCGGCTACGACGTGGAGAAGAACAACTCCCGCGTCAAGATCGCCGTCAAGAGCCTCGTCACCAAGGGCACCCTGGTCCAGACCAAGGGCACCGGTGCCTCCGGCTCCTTCAAGCTCAACAAGAAAGCCGTCGAGGCGAAGAAGCCCGCCAAGAAAGCCGCGGCCCCCAAAGCAAAGAAGGTGGCCGCCAAGAAGCCCGCCGCGGCGAAGAAGCCCAAGAAGGTAGCAGCCAAGAAGGCAGTCGCCGCAAAGAAGTCCCCCAAGAAGGCCAAGAAGCCCGCTACACCCAAAAAGGTCGCCAAGAGCCCAAAGAAGGTGAAGAAGCCCGCCGCGGTGGCCAAGAAGGCGGCCAAGAGCCCCAAGAAGGCTACCAAGGCAGCCAAGCCCAAAGCAGCCAAGCCCAAGGCAGCCAAGGCCAAGAAGGCAGCCCCCAAGAAGAAGTAAACCTATTCCAAACGGTGTTCGACTCGACACATGTTGTTACCacaaaaggctcttttaagagccacccaCCTCTTTCCATAAAAGCGCATGTCATTCCATGTTCTACCTGTCGtgcaaaaaaaatgaaatgatGACAAGCACACCAGGCTACTTTTACGCGCCACATTTTCCCACTCTGGGTGTGTGCTGcccggagagagagatagggagaggcatATAATAACAATCATAATAATGGAGTGGCAAAATGGCGTACAATTGTCACTCAAGAGTGCAGCAGCAGCAATTGTGGTGAAGTGTTAGAATTGCCATTAATATTTCCAATTGGAGAGGAGGCAGGCTGCTGTGATGTGTTAATCATCATCCGAACCATGTTAATACTATAGCGTATGTGTTTCCCATTTGGatgatttgatttgtcacatattTGGAGCCTTCTCACTCAGCTGCCTGCGTGTGGGTGGGTGAGGGCGGGCTTAGGgctgacagtctgtctgtccctcactcCAATTGGATAAGGCCACACCGGCCCGGTGGCCAATCGGTGCCTCTTGTGGCGAGGTATAAGTAAGGCTCTCGAGGTGTCAGCGGCTCATTCAACTttctgtgacatactgaagctaGCAAAATGAGCGGAAGAGGCAAAACCGGAGGCAAGGCCAGGGCGAAGGCAAAGACACGTTCATCCCGTGCAGGACTCCAGTTCCCCGTGGGCCGTGTGCACAGGCTGCTGCGCAAAGGCAACTACGCCGAGCGTGTGGGCGCTGGCGCACCAGTGTACCTGGCCGCAGTGCTCGAGTACCTGACTGCTGAGATCCTGGAGTTGGCCGGCA from Salvelinus alpinus chromosome 2, SLU_Salpinus.1, whole genome shotgun sequence carries:
- the LOC139543740 gene encoding histone H4-like — its product is MTQLSLFGHAFISSRQNPYRSSLPPPLCNRGRAKARAFCATAFNQVLQLQIIRAPRTAKYVIIHLNSTSEQHTMSGRGKGGKGLGKGGAKRHRKVLRDNIQGITKPAIRRLARRGGVKRISGLIYEETRGVLKVFLENVIRDAVTYTEHAKRKTVTAMDVVYALKRQGRTLYGFGG
- the LOC139543723 gene encoding histone H1-like; amino-acid sequence: MAEVAPAPAAAAPAKAPKKKAAAKAKKAGPSVGELIVKAVSASKERSGVSLAALKKSLAAGGYDVEKNNSRVKIAVKSLVTKGTLVQTKGTGASGSFKLNKKAVEAKKPAKKAAAPKAKKVAAKKPAAAKKPKKVAAKKAVAAKKSPKKAKKPATPKKVAKSPKKVKKPAAVAKKAAKSPKKATKAAKPKAAKPKAAKAKKAAPKKK
- the LOC139543747 gene encoding histone H2B-like → MKAGTYEKAGACPRPLNLLSFLFIRGESAVQPIIRRISIMPEPAKSAPKKGSKKAVTKTAGKGGKKRRKSRKESYAIYVYKVLKQVHPDTGISSKAMGIMNSFVNDIFERIAGESSRLAHYNKRSTITSREIQTAVRLLLPGELAKHAVSEGTKAVTKYTSSK